The genomic interval TGATGTGGGGTTATATGCTTATATTAATTTTACAGAAAAACTTCTTGTATTGCTGCGAGATGGCAGAAAGCTCTTGGGAATACTCCGTTCTTTTGATCAATTTGGTACCTTACTTTTATCTTGCTGTGCCCTTATTGTCCAATTGCATATTTTTAATAATTGATCAACTGAGGAATGCCTATTTTTCATATTGTATGCAGCCAATGCTGTCCTTGGGGATGCATGTGAGAGAGTAATTGTTGGGGATCTTTATTGTGACATCCCGTTAGGCCTCTATGTAATCCGTGGGGAAAATGTTGTTCTAATTGGCGAGCTGGTATATTGTTTTATTAGTTACCCCTCGTTTTTGTATATTTGAACATATTTTATTTCTTAAAGATTTTCTTTTGCTTGGTTAGGACTTGGATAAGGAGGAACTTCCCCCACGTATGTCTCGTGTCTCAGTGCCTGAGATTAGAAGGGTAattgccttttttctttttctctttttatattttttcttgcCTCACAACTTTAGTGACGATAATGACACTGTGATAAAGATAGCACAAGCTGTCACTCAAGGACCGAGCTTGTCCGCTTACTTGCCACTCCAATGTATCTCATTTTTAAAGCATATAATCTACTGAAGTGTCACCTTTTtagtttttcatattttttagcaTTGTACTGGGTTACTAGATCTACTTTCCACTTGGAGGATGAACAGTGAAAAACAAACAAATCAACAAAAAACAGAAATTAGAAATTATAAACAGTTCAAAAGGCGCCTTGCAGTGCTCTTAAAATCTGCGGGTAGCAATGCAAGAAATTCTTGTGGGGGGTGTGACTACTATTAAGGCCCCTGGGGTAGTCTATAGCAGTCTGCTAATCAGTCTGCGCACTTGTTTTCCTCTGATATGTGATTTATTGAGTCGCAACTGTGCCACACTAAATCCATGCATGCTTGGATAAAATTTGTCTTATGTAATGTTTGGAAGCATTGATTTCGAGACCTATATTTGAATTTTTTGGATTTGAATGCaagtcaatataattttatactatattttgcCCATATTGTGTAAAGCCAAGTTCAAGTTACATGCTCCCGAACCCAGGTTCAGTGTTTTTCTTGAAGAACGGGCTGGTTGATATCTTCAGTAACTAGTAAAAGAATCTGTACTGATGACTATTTTTCTATGTCCTGAATTTTCCCAGGCTAATTGCAAGCCCTGTCTGATAGCCCACACTTAAGCAAACAATATATGAAAGTAATCACTTTTTAAAGTCCAATTAGAGGAGCTATTCAATGTTTATTGGCCTAACAGCAACATTGAAACAGATTGAAGTAATTGGATTAGAAGCAACATTGATGGGAATCTTATTTACGTAATCAAATTTGAACAAAAACCTTTGTTGAATATGTATATGGAATTACACAAAGtttaacaaacaaacaaaaaaatagtataaaaagCAACAAGAAACAAGAGAAGGAAATTAATTGAATAGTATATAATTGGGGAATTACCCAATTATGATTTTTTTAGCTGTTAGATGATTGTTTTAAGAGGAGTTGTAATTTATTACATGGTTTTGTACTAAATAGGATAGGAAGCGTGAGAGAGGACGTGTCATGTGGTAAATATGTTATCTTCCATGTCCAGTGTACAGTGGGGTAGGGACAGTTGATAGTAAATAGCATTTATTTTCTGTAAATGATAGGTGATGAATAAGAAACTTTGTTCCTCAAGATTTATGACTTATTTTGTATGCAAGAACGGAATGAAAATTCATCTTTATGATTTTACATATTTTGTCATAtgaattttcatttcctttctctCATCTCATTCCATACTAAGCATTGTGTTGGATGATTTATACTTCAGTTGGTGGAGTTTTGGACATTTGAATTGTGCCTCAGAGTTGCAGGATGcatatttttcttttgttctGTCTTCTTGACAATGGCATGTTATTATATTGTCTATAGGCACAGAAAGCAGAAAGGGAGGCTACAGATCTCAAAGGTTCAATGAGAAAGAGGATGGAGTTCCTCGATTTGGATTGATGTAGAGTTTTGACATCCAGTTCTCGTTGTTTTCCGCTAGGTCTTACCAATGTTGCCTGCAAATATTATCGCGGTTTATTGGTGCTGGGAGGTGTGATGTGGCCGAAGGTTTtttgttctctctccctctctctctctctctctccctgcaTAAATTTCTGTAACATTTATAAGGAATTTATCTGAAAATGTTGGAATGATGGGGCTtgagttttgtgtttagtatttcaAATGCCGCATTGGTGCTTATTCTCAATGTGGTACCATCAGAAGTTACGTGCAAAGTCAGTAGAAGCCCCATTGCCGTGTATTGGGATTGGAATCTCCATTTATTTCCATTGTTTGGTTGTTCAGAATGAAGTGGGAATCATGATTCTTTCGAAATGAGCATTCTCCTGCTGATCTTAATGAATATGTGTTTAATCAAATCGTCCAGGAATATAAGAGGGTGAATTTGTGAAATGCTTGGGAATGGCAGGGGCATTTTGAATGTCATACTTGGCCATTCGTCCAAATTATACGCTCATGGTGAGAGCAGAAATCTTCAGATTAAACCATCGCCTTTGAAATCATCTCCGCCTCGTGTGTACAAAAGTCGCTGCAAGTATTGTAGCTACTCATGGAGCCATGGAGGCTACTGTGTCACAGGCCAGTAGAATTCTATTACCTCAAGAATATTCTTTTTAACTTTGTAGGATATCCAATTGAAAAAATTAAAGCACGCCTGTGAGATGACAAGGTCATCAAGAGACATCTCAAAGGGAAAAGGGTATTGTGCTCATATTTCACAAGCACCAAAAGTCACCACTTCCCCAGAGGCGCATCATATGAACCTTGAGTAAGTGTACATTCTAATGAACATTTTTTAGTTGAAGCTATATGTGAAGCAACATTCTATGCTAGTTCAGTTTAGCATCCTTTGATTGCCCAATTAATACAATACAACATCCCATAGGAAGTTCAGGGGCATAGGATAAACATCTCAAAAATCTCATTTGAAAATTGTGTGATACTTCAATCTTTTCTCCCAAGTGTTTTCTATTTTACAAGGAAGTTCTGGATAACCTGCGTGGATGCGAAGGGCTTGCCTCTAGTTTTTCTCAAGTGTTTATGTTTAATGCTTGGTGTTGCAATGTTATGGAGAAGGGGTTCGGAATGGTGAGGGATAAtagaaattgaattttgaaatggagtcgtcactaacctaaACTTTACCTTGGTTCAGTTAGAACACttaatcttaatttattttatcataattgggatcaggagttcggttatacgaggggaaggtactagtaCCTCTTACATATCCATTCTACGAACGGTACTTAATTAGTTATGAATTATCTATAAATTAAATTTGAtggtttttaattaattttttaaaaataaataaaaaaaatatatttaaaaaaaaattaaaattaatgtacaatttaggaatgtctaataagacttaCAAATGagaggatcttgttagataaTTCTTCCTTTAGTGCTGATATAAGTGAGATCCGAAATactttttaccctttttgaaaTTATCGGGAcacataaaaatcaagaaaattataaaaaattatttttgaaaatattcctaGATTTTCAAATCCTCGtaaaaattttatagaaattttaaaatatttttctaaaattttttgagatttttaaagattttttaattatttttttgggtatttttttattttattattcattTTAAGTCAAAatgactcaaaaatatttttcttgatttcaaaaattttttttttcaaaattttcctgatttttttttttttttgtaattttttgctatttttctaacaataacaaaaccaaatCTTATGTCTTACTAAGTGGGGTCAGTTATATTAATCATTTtctaccaatttatgcgatcattgaccatttcttttgacatattcagggatattaaatccttattcactatctcctcccaaattatttttagTCTATCCCTACTCGTTCTATTGCCATGCATAGTAACTATCTCACTTTTCCTCACTGATACACTATATGggctacgttgcaagtgtccataccatacgattcgtccctcccttatcttaatttcttctattttttttctaatttctaaaaattaaaactaattaaaaaatattaaataaaatgatatatacaataaaaaaaaaaaaatagtgaaccGGGTCGACCGGTTCATTTAAAATGAACCAACTTGAACAAGTGAGTGCCACTTGTCCACTCACAAAGGTGACACGTGacatttttttgttctttttatttatttatattttttagaagTACTGTAGCAAGGTGACGTTAGCACAACGTCACCTTGATACGTGTCACCACGACACATGTCACTCTTCGGTTCCtaccttttatttttaaaattttattctaaaaaaaatacATAGCACTTTAAAAGAATTTTTCTTACCTGAAACTACTATTGTAATGGGCTCGCTATCCGAGTCAGAAAATCAAAGTTATAAAACTTCAAATAACAAGTTGACCAATCAGAATTAGGAAGGGTCAATCATGAATAACCTGTAAAAAATTCAGTTCAATCGGACAAGGAATCGCCATCCGATTGTCTAGATCAAGCTAACTGCGCAAGCCTTCAATCTTGAAGTTGCTGCTGCAATAGGACTACTGTCTGAGCCACAAAATGTAAGTTTTAAAGCTCTAAATAACAATCAAACCGGTCAAAATTAAAAGGGATTAGTCATgcataatttgtaaaaattggAGTTTAATTGGAGGAGAAACCACTATCTGATTGCCTGGATCAAGCTGATTGCGTAGGCACCTCTAATTCTAAAACTGCTGCTGCCATGAGGCTGATATCCAAGGCGCAAAACCAACAGTTTAAAAACTCTAAATAACAATCTAaacaatcaaaatttaaaaatggtAAGTCATATACAATCTATAAATAATTCAGTTCATTCGAATTAGAATTCACCACCCGATCATTTGGATCAAACTGACTGCGTAGGCACCCTTGTTGTTGCAATGAAGCTATTGTTTGAGTCATAAAACCAAAGTTTTCCAAGCTTCGAATGTCAATCAGACTGTCCAGAGTGAAGAAGGATGAAATAGGCACCACCTGTTAAAATATTAGCACAACCGGACGAGAAATCACCCTCCGATTACCTAGGAAAAACTGACTGCGTAGGCACTCCCAATCctaaatttttaggaaaaaacacacttttttttccctctttctcCTTCTTAACACGaaattcttctttttttcctccactcttcttctttttttttttttcttttattcttgatTTTTCTTTGCAAGTTTGAATTGCTCAATCAAATTACCAATtttctttaattaaaaaaaaaatcaattgcaAAGCCAATTCCCAATCAccacttattttttattttttcacatttttcacaTTGCATGtttgaaaatgatttacaaattgAAGACTACTTACCCCACTtccattcattttcttttttaatttttccaatgtaaaaatatgttttccttttctatgcattttttttttttgtatttgtacttttttttttgtattttttttgtatgaaataaaaaatctttttttttttttttcctttgtaaGACCCTCGAACAAATTGGGGTGTTTACAATTGCCCCTATTTATAGGTTTTGTTACTGAAGATGATGAAAGGCATGCCTCTTATTATCTTTTagtaacaaatctataaagaCAAAAGACACAAATTTTGGACTGGATCTTATATAACAAAAACCCCTACAAAAGAAAATATATGAATTTACAAAGATGCATGAATTCTGTGGCC from Malania oleifera isolate guangnan ecotype guangnan chromosome 9, ASM2987363v1, whole genome shotgun sequence carries:
- the LOC131164463 gene encoding sm-like protein LSM1B isoform X2, which translates into the protein MSWAGPEDIYLSTSLANYLDKKLLVLLRDGRKLLGILRSFDQFANAVLGDACERVIVGDLYCDIPLGLYVIRGENVVLIGELDLDKEELPPRMSRVSVPEIRRAQKAEREATDLKGSMRKRMEFLDLD
- the LOC131164463 gene encoding sm-like protein LSM1B isoform X1, whose translation is MSWAGPEDIYLSTSLANYLDKKLLVLLRDGRKLLGILRSFDQFANAVLGDACERVIVGDLYCDIPLGLYVIRGENVVLIGELDLDKEELPPRMSRVSVPEIRRVIAFFLFLFLYFFLPHNFSDDNDTVIKIAQAVTQGPSLSAYLPLQCISFLKHIIY